A single region of the Neodiprion pinetum isolate iyNeoPine1 chromosome 5, iyNeoPine1.2, whole genome shotgun sequence genome encodes:
- the LOC124219589 gene encoding uncharacterized protein isoform X1: MHQDDFLVDDPFEDEGPGSLEVYKLDLSRERLSLGVQTQPRKTNVRYKSKLPKKVGVYDQMIFKTKSSEASKSKRTNHVSKSAKHDEFSASSRSLKDRIFGVGGVPELQVGCECTEVSQGQKRSDFEDTNKPVIPTVPLLIEPDYDSDEYLDLTNDAGKVNEQGLSLNLTEVEDFFQ; this comes from the exons ATGCATCAGGATGATTTCCTGGTCGACGATCCGTTCGAGGATGAGGGTCCAGGTTCGCTTGAGGTATACAAGCTGGACTTGTCCAGAGAGAGGCTATCGCTTGGCGTCCAGACACAACCGCGAAAGACGAACGTGAGGTACAAGAGtaaattgccaaaaaaggTTGGAGTTTATGACCAgatgatttttaaaacgaaATCCAGCGAAGCGTCGAAGTCAAAGAGAACAAACCACGTTTCAAAATCGGCAAAACATGACGAGTTTTCAGCATCGTCGAGGTCATTGAAGGACAGAATCTTCGGGGTTGGAGGCGTTCCGGAGCTCCAAGTTGGCTGCGAGTGTACCGAAGTATCTCAAGGACAGAAGAGGTCGGATTTCGAGGATACGAATAAGCCGGTAATACCCACTGTTCCGCTGTTAATCGAACCGGACTATGACTCCGACGAGTACCTGGACCTGACAAACGACGCCGGAAAAGTaaat gaacagggcctttctctaaatctgacggaagtcgaagatttcttccagtaa
- the LOC124219589 gene encoding uncharacterized protein isoform X2, which yields MHQDDFLVDDPFEDEGPGSLEVYKLDLSRERLSLGVQTQPRKTNVRYKSKLPKKVGVYDQMIFKTKSSEASKSKRTNHVSKSAKHDEFSASSRSLKDRIFGVGGVPELQVGCECTEVSQGQKRSDFEDTNKPVIPTVPLLIEPDYDSDEYLDLTNDAGKEQGLSLNLTEVEDFFQ from the exons ATGCATCAGGATGATTTCCTGGTCGACGATCCGTTCGAGGATGAGGGTCCAGGTTCGCTTGAGGTATACAAGCTGGACTTGTCCAGAGAGAGGCTATCGCTTGGCGTCCAGACACAACCGCGAAAGACGAACGTGAGGTACAAGAGtaaattgccaaaaaaggTTGGAGTTTATGACCAgatgatttttaaaacgaaATCCAGCGAAGCGTCGAAGTCAAAGAGAACAAACCACGTTTCAAAATCGGCAAAACATGACGAGTTTTCAGCATCGTCGAGGTCATTGAAGGACAGAATCTTCGGGGTTGGAGGCGTTCCGGAGCTCCAAGTTGGCTGCGAGTGTACCGAAGTATCTCAAGGACAGAAGAGGTCGGATTTCGAGGATACGAATAAGCCGGTAATACCCACTGTTCCGCTGTTAATCGAACCGGACTATGACTCCGACGAGTACCTGGACCTGACAAACGACGCCGGAAAA gaacagggcctttctctaaatctgacggaagtcgaagatttcttccagtaa